In Candidatus Polarisedimenticolia bacterium, the genomic window GACGTCCAGGAGGTGGCCGTTGCTGCCGGCGACGCTCACGAGGCGGCCTTCCGGTCGACCGGCGCGGGATGGTGCAGGTAGCAGGCCACCTTGCGCTCGGGGCCGAGCGGCAGCAGCTGCGGATCGTGCGGCCAGCAGACTTCCATCACGTCGGGGCAGCGCGGCGCGAACGGACAACCGGGCGCGGGAGACAGCGGATCGGGGACGGCTCCCGGGATGGCGGTGAGGCGGCGCTTGTGGGCGCGGTCGCCGAGCTTCGGCACGGAGCGCAGCAATCCGATGGTGTACGGGTGCTTGGGGGAGGCGAAAATCTCGCGGACCGGGGCTTCTTCGACGATCCGGCCCGCGTACATCACCGCGACGCGGTCGGCGGATCCGGCGATGACGCCGAGGTTGTGGCTGATCAGCAGGATCGACAGGCCGAATTCCCCCTTGAGACGCTTCAGGAGATCCAGGATCTCCGCCTGGATCGTGACGTCGAGCGCCGTGGTCGGCTCGTCGGCGATCAGCAGCGACGGCTTGCAGGAAAGCGCCATGGCGATCATGACGCGCTGGCACATGCCGCCGCTCATCTGGTGGGGGTATTCGTGGACGCGCCGCTGGGGGTCGGGAATCTGGACCATTCTCAATAGGCCGACCGCCTGCTGCTGCGCCTCTTTCTTGGAGACGCGGTTGTGGACGCGGATGGCCTCGACGATCTGATCGCCGACGGTGAACACGGGGTTCAGCGCGGCCACCGGCTCCTGGAAGATCAGCGAGATCTCCTTGCCGCGCACCTTGCGGATCTCCGGCTCGCTCACTTTGAGGAGATCGCGGCCGCGCAGGAGAATCCGCCCGCCGGTGATCCTGCCGGGAGGGGTGATGAGGCGCAGCGTGGCGAGCGCCGTCAGACTCTTGCCGGAGCCTGACTCACCGACCAGACCCAGCGTCTCCCCCTCGAAGACCTTGAACGAGGCGCCATTGATCACCCGCGCCTTGCCATCCTGGGTGTTGAATTCGACGTGGAGGTCGTCGACCTCGAGGAGCGGAGTCGTGGAGGCCATCAGAAGCTCGCCTCGGGACGGTGCGCGCCGAAGACTCGGCGCATCGCATCGGAGATCTCGCCGAGCGTCGCTTTCGATTCCACCGCCTGCAGGATGGCGGGGAGGAGGTTCTCGGCGCCGGCGGCGCGGCGCTCCACTTCGGCGAGTGCAGCGGCGGCCTTCTTCGCATCGCGCGTCTTGCGGAAGCGCGCCAGGCGCTTCACCTGGTCGCGCTCCAGGGCGGGATCGACTCGATG contains:
- a CDS encoding ABC transporter ATP-binding protein; translation: MASTTPLLEVDDLHVEFNTQDGKARVINGASFKVFEGETLGLVGESGSGKSLTALATLRLITPPGRITGGRILLRGRDLLKVSEPEIRKVRGKEISLIFQEPVAALNPVFTVGDQIVEAIRVHNRVSKKEAQQQAVGLLRMVQIPDPQRRVHEYPHQMSGGMCQRVMIAMALSCKPSLLIADEPTTALDVTIQAEILDLLKRLKGEFGLSILLISHNLGVIAGSADRVAVMYAGRIVEEAPVREIFASPKHPYTIGLLRSVPKLGDRAHKRRLTAIPGAVPDPLSPAPGCPFAPRCPDVMEVCWPHDPQLLPLGPERKVACYLHHPAPVDRKAAS